From Pseudomonas sp. LS1212, the proteins below share one genomic window:
- the ispF gene encoding 2-C-methyl-D-erythritol 2,4-cyclodiphosphate synthase: MRIGHGYDVHRFAEGEFITLGGVRIAHTFGLLAHSDGDVLLHALSDALLGAAALGDIGKHFPDTDPQFKGADSRVLLRHVVGIVQAKGWKVGNVDATIVAQAPKMAPHIDAMRALIAADLQVEPDQVNVKATTTEKLGFTGREEGIAVHAVALLLPA, from the coding sequence ATGCGTATTGGCCACGGCTACGATGTGCACCGTTTCGCTGAAGGCGAATTCATAACCTTGGGAGGCGTGCGTATCGCGCACACATTCGGGCTGCTTGCGCACTCCGATGGCGACGTATTGCTGCACGCCCTGAGCGACGCCTTGCTCGGTGCCGCCGCACTGGGCGATATCGGCAAGCACTTTCCCGACACCGATCCGCAGTTCAAGGGCGCCGACAGCCGCGTGCTGCTTCGCCATGTGGTCGGCATTGTCCAGGCCAAGGGCTGGAAGGTCGGCAATGTCGACGCCACCATTGTCGCCCAGGCGCCGAAAATGGCGCCGCATATCGACGCCATGCGCGCGCTGATTGCCGCTGACCTGCAGGTCGAGCCCGACCAGGTGAACGTCAAGGCCACTACAACCGAGAAGCTCGGTTTCACTGGCCGCGAAGAAGGCATCGCGGTCCACGCCGTTGCCTTGTTGTTGCCAGCATGA
- the ispD gene encoding 2-C-methyl-D-erythritol 4-phosphate cytidylyltransferase yields MMSSLPAFWAVIPAAGIGARMAADRPKQYLQLGARTILEHSLDCFLDHPCLKGLVVSLAVDDPFWPTLQSASDPRIQRAAGGRERADSVLNALLLLHAQGAADDDWVLVHDAARPNLARSDLDKLLAELADDPVGGLLAVPARDTLKRADANGRVSATVDRSTIWQAYTPQMFRLGALHRALADSLVADVAITDEASAIEWAGQAPRLIEGRSDNIKVTRPEDLEWLRQRWAMRR; encoded by the coding sequence ATGATGTCGTCTCTGCCTGCCTTCTGGGCAGTGATTCCGGCCGCGGGCATCGGTGCCCGTATGGCTGCCGACCGTCCCAAGCAATACCTGCAACTGGGCGCGCGGACCATCCTCGAGCATAGCCTCGACTGTTTTCTCGACCACCCCTGCCTGAAGGGGCTGGTAGTCAGCCTGGCGGTTGACGATCCTTTCTGGCCGACGCTGCAAAGCGCCAGCGACCCGCGTATCCAGCGCGCCGCCGGGGGCCGCGAGCGGGCCGATTCCGTACTCAATGCCTTGTTGTTGTTGCATGCCCAGGGGGCTGCCGATGACGATTGGGTGTTGGTCCATGACGCCGCACGACCGAACCTGGCCCGTTCCGATCTGGACAAGCTGCTGGCAGAACTGGCCGATGACCCGGTCGGGGGCCTGCTGGCGGTGCCGGCGCGCGATACCCTCAAGCGGGCCGATGCCAACGGGCGGGTCAGTGCCACGGTTGACCGCAGCACGATCTGGCAGGCCTATACGCCGCAGATGTTTCGCCTGGGTGCGTTGCATCGGGCGCTGGCTGACAGCCTGGTGGCCGATGTGGCGATTACCGATGAGGCTTCGGCCATTGAATGGGCGGGGCAGGCGCCGCGGCTGATCGAAGGGCGTTCGGACAATATCAAGGTTACCCGGCCTGAAGACCTGGAGTGGTTGCGCCAGCGGTGGGCGATGCGTCGCTGA
- a CDS encoding S-(hydroxymethyl)glutathione dehydrogenase/class III alcohol dehydrogenase yields the protein MIKSRAAVAFEAKKPLEIVEVDVAMPKAGEVLLRVVASGVCHTDAYTLSGADPEGIFPSILGHEGGAIVEAIGEGVTSVAIGDHVIPLYTPECGKCKFCLSGKTNLCQAIRATQGKGLMPDGTTRFSYKGQQLFHYMGTSTFSEYTVLPEISVAKIQKEAPLEKVCLLGCGVTTGIGAVLNTAKVKPGDTVAIFGLGGIGLSAVIGAVKAKASRIIAIDINPAKFEIARQLGATDCVNPKDYDRPIQEVIVDLTDGGVDFSFECIGNVQLMRAALECCHKGWGESVIIGVAGAGQEISTRPFQLVTGRVWRGSAFGGVRGRSELPSYVEMAEKGEIPLDTFITHTMGLEDINKAFDLMHEGKSIRSVIHF from the coding sequence ATGATCAAGTCCCGTGCTGCCGTAGCCTTCGAGGCCAAGAAACCGCTGGAGATCGTTGAAGTCGACGTGGCGATGCCCAAGGCCGGTGAAGTGCTGCTGCGCGTTGTCGCCTCCGGCGTCTGCCATACCGATGCATACACGTTGTCCGGCGCGGATCCGGAAGGCATCTTCCCGTCGATTCTCGGTCACGAAGGTGGCGCCATTGTCGAGGCCATCGGCGAGGGCGTGACCTCGGTGGCTATCGGTGATCACGTAATCCCGCTCTACACGCCTGAGTGTGGCAAGTGCAAATTCTGCCTGTCGGGCAAGACCAACCTGTGCCAGGCCATTCGCGCGACCCAGGGCAAGGGCCTGATGCCTGATGGCACCACGCGCTTTTCCTACAAGGGCCAGCAACTGTTCCACTACATGGGAACTTCGACTTTCTCCGAGTACACCGTGCTGCCGGAAATCTCCGTGGCCAAGATTCAAAAAGAAGCGCCGCTGGAAAAGGTCTGCCTGCTCGGTTGCGGCGTGACCACCGGCATTGGCGCGGTGCTCAACACGGCGAAGGTCAAGCCGGGCGATACCGTGGCTATTTTCGGTCTCGGCGGGATCGGCCTGTCGGCGGTCATCGGTGCGGTCAAGGCCAAGGCCAGCCGCATCATCGCCATCGACATCAACCCGGCCAAGTTTGAAATCGCCCGTCAACTGGGCGCCACCGATTGCGTCAACCCGAAAGACTACGATCGTCCGATCCAGGAAGTGATTGTCGACCTCACCGATGGTGGCGTCGACTTCTCCTTCGAGTGCATCGGTAACGTCCAGTTGATGCGTGCGGCGCTGGAATGCTGCCACAAGGGCTGGGGCGAGTCGGTGATCATCGGGGTGGCCGGTGCCGGCCAGGAAATCTCTACCCGTCCGTTCCAGCTGGTGACCGGTCGCGTCTGGCGCGGTTCGGCCTTTGGTGGCGTGCGTGGCCGCAGCGAGCTGCCGAGCTATGTGGAAATGGCCGAGAAGGGCGAAATCCCGCTGGACACCTTCATCACCCATACCATGGGCCTGGAAGACATCAACAAGGCTTTTGACCTGATGCATGAAGGCAAGAGCATTCGTAGCGTCATCCATTTCTGA
- the ftsB gene encoding cell division protein FtsB yields MRSPYWLFLVLLLLLGGLQYRLWVGNGSLAQVADLKQQIADQHAENERLLERNRVLDAEVLELKKGMETVEERARHELGMVKEGETLYQLAQ; encoded by the coding sequence ATGCGCAGTCCCTACTGGTTGTTCCTCGTCTTGCTTCTACTGCTCGGTGGCCTGCAGTATCGCCTCTGGGTGGGTAATGGAAGCCTGGCGCAGGTGGCCGACCTGAAGCAGCAAATCGCTGACCAGCACGCCGAGAACGAGCGTCTGCTGGAGCGCAACCGTGTCCTGGATGCGGAAGTGCTGGAGTTGAAAAAAGGCATGGAGACCGTTGAAGAACGTGCTCGCCATGAACTGGGCATGGTCAAGGAGGGTGAAACCCTCTACCAGTTGGCCCAATGA
- a CDS encoding protein-L-isoaspartate(D-aspartate) O-methyltransferase, giving the protein MTSQRTRERLIQRLREEGVSNARVLEVIQRTPRHLFVDEALAHRAYEDTALPIGHNQTISQPYIVAHMSELLLEAGPLDKVLEIGTGSGYQTAVLAQLVERVFSVERIKVLQDRAKERLVELNLRNVVFRWGDGCEGWPALAPYNAIIVTAVAAEVPQALLDQLAPGGRMVIPVGAAGEVQHLMLIVREEHGFSRRVLGAVRFVPLLNGPLA; this is encoded by the coding sequence ATGACCTCGCAACGTACGCGCGAGCGGCTGATCCAGCGCCTCCGCGAGGAAGGGGTGTCCAACGCCCGCGTGCTGGAAGTGATCCAGCGCACGCCACGGCACCTGTTCGTCGATGAAGCGCTGGCGCACCGCGCCTACGAAGACACTGCCCTGCCGATCGGTCACAACCAGACGATCTCCCAGCCTTACATAGTGGCTCACATGAGTGAGCTGCTGCTGGAGGCCGGCCCCCTGGACAAGGTTCTGGAAATCGGCACCGGCTCGGGTTACCAGACCGCCGTGCTGGCGCAACTGGTCGAGCGGGTGTTCTCGGTCGAGCGAATCAAGGTGCTGCAGGACCGGGCCAAGGAACGCCTGGTCGAACTCAACCTGCGCAACGTGGTGTTCCGCTGGGGCGATGGCTGCGAGGGCTGGCCGGCGCTGGCGCCGTACAACGCGATCATCGTCACCGCCGTGGCCGCCGAGGTGCCCCAGGCCTTGCTCGATCAACTGGCCCCGGGTGGACGAATGGTCATTCCGGTGGGCGCTGCCGGCGAAGTCCAGCATTTGATGCTGATCGTCCGTGAGGAGCATGGTTTCTCCCGGCGCGTTCTCGGCGCGGTGCGTTTCGTGCCCTTGCTCAACGGGCCACTGGCCTGA
- a CDS encoding LysR substrate-binding domain-containing protein codes for MSENRWEGIDEFVAVAECSQFTAAAERLGVSSSHISRQIARLEERLQTRLLYRSTRRVALTEAGQTFLQHCQRLQDGREEALRAVGDLTSEPKGLLRMTCAVAYGERFIVPLVTQFMGLYPQLRVDIELSNRTLDLVHEGLDLAIRLGRLQESRLVAARLAPRRMYLCASPSYLERYGRPHSLSELGRHNCLIGSSDLWQLQQNGREFSQRVQGNWRCNSGQAVLDAALRGVGLCQLPDYYVLEHLHSGALVSLLEAHQPPNTAVWALYPQQRHLSPKVRKLVDYLREGLAGRPEYSAP; via the coding sequence ATGAGCGAGAATCGCTGGGAAGGGATCGATGAGTTCGTCGCCGTGGCCGAGTGCAGTCAATTCACGGCGGCCGCCGAGCGGCTGGGTGTATCGTCCTCGCACATCAGCCGGCAGATCGCCCGCCTGGAAGAGCGATTGCAGACGCGCCTTCTCTACCGCAGTACGCGCCGGGTGGCGCTGACCGAAGCCGGCCAGACGTTCCTGCAGCATTGTCAGCGCCTGCAGGACGGGCGCGAGGAAGCCCTGCGCGCAGTAGGCGATCTCACCAGCGAACCGAAGGGGTTGTTGCGCATGACCTGTGCGGTGGCCTATGGCGAGCGCTTCATCGTGCCGCTGGTGACTCAGTTCATGGGGCTTTACCCGCAGTTGCGGGTGGACATCGAGTTGAGTAACCGGACCCTGGACCTGGTTCACGAGGGCCTGGACCTGGCGATACGCCTGGGGCGCCTGCAGGAGTCGCGACTGGTAGCGGCACGCCTGGCTCCGCGGCGCATGTACTTGTGCGCATCGCCCTCCTACCTTGAACGTTACGGTCGCCCGCACAGCCTTTCGGAGCTTGGTCGGCACAATTGCCTGATCGGCAGCTCGGACCTCTGGCAATTGCAGCAGAACGGGCGCGAGTTTTCCCAGCGGGTCCAGGGCAACTGGCGCTGCAACAGTGGCCAGGCGGTGCTCGACGCGGCGCTTAGGGGGGTGGGGTTGTGCCAGCTGCCTGACTACTATGTGCTCGAGCATTTGCACAGTGGTGCGCTGGTTTCCTTGCTTGAAGCCCATCAGCCGCCGAACACGGCGGTTTGGGCGCTGTACCCGCAGCAGCGGCATCTGTCGCCCAAGGTGCGCAAGTTGGTGGATTATTTAAGGGAGGGGTTGGCTGGCAGGCCGGAGTACTCAGCGCCATAG
- the eno gene encoding phosphopyruvate hydratase yields MAKIVDIKGREVLDSRGNPTVEADVLLDNGIIGSACAPSGASTGSREALELRDGDKSRYMGKGVLKAVANINGPIRAALLGKDPLDQKALDRTMIELDGTENKGSLGANAILAVSLAAAKAAAHDQDLPLYAHIANLNGTPGVYSMPVPMMNIINGGEHADNNVDIQEFMVQPVGAKTFSEGLRMGTEIFHHLKAVLKARGLNTAVGDEGGFAPNLASNEDALSAIAEAVANAGYKLGTDVTLALDCAASEFYKDGKYDLAGEGKAFDAAGFADYLKGLTERYPIISIEDGLDESDWAGWKILTDKIGDKVQLVGDDLFVTNTKILKEGIDKKIANSILIKFNQIGTLTETLEAIQMAKAAGYTAVISHRSGETEDSTIADLAVGTAAGQIKTGSLCRSDRVSKYNQLLRIEEQLGAKAKYNGRAEFRG; encoded by the coding sequence ATGGCTAAAATCGTCGACATCAAAGGTCGTGAAGTTCTCGACTCCCGTGGCAATCCCACTGTGGAAGCGGACGTGCTTCTCGACAACGGCATCATCGGCAGTGCCTGCGCGCCGTCCGGTGCTTCCACCGGCTCGCGTGAGGCACTTGAGCTGCGTGATGGCGACAAGAGCCGTTACATGGGCAAGGGCGTACTCAAGGCCGTGGCCAACATCAACGGCCCGATCCGCGCTGCGCTGCTGGGCAAGGACCCGCTTGACCAGAAAGCCCTCGACCGCACCATGATCGAGCTCGATGGCACCGAGAACAAGGGCAGCCTGGGCGCCAACGCGATCCTCGCCGTGTCCCTGGCCGCTGCAAAGGCTGCCGCCCACGACCAGGACCTGCCGCTGTACGCACACATCGCCAACCTCAACGGTACCCCGGGCGTGTACTCCATGCCGGTGCCGATGATGAACATCATCAACGGTGGCGAGCACGCCGATAACAACGTCGACATCCAGGAGTTCATGGTTCAGCCGGTTGGCGCCAAGACCTTCTCGGAAGGTCTGCGCATGGGCACCGAGATTTTCCATCACCTCAAGGCTGTGCTGAAGGCCCGTGGCCTGAACACCGCTGTCGGTGACGAAGGTGGTTTCGCCCCTAACCTGGCGTCCAACGAAGACGCGCTGTCGGCAATCGCCGAAGCCGTGGCCAATGCCGGTTACAAGCTGGGCACCGACGTGACCCTGGCCCTGGACTGCGCTGCCAGCGAATTCTACAAGGACGGCAAGTACGATCTGGCTGGCGAAGGCAAGGCGTTCGACGCTGCTGGTTTTGCCGACTACCTCAAAGGCCTGACCGAGCGTTACCCGATCATCTCCATCGAAGATGGCCTGGACGAGTCCGACTGGGCTGGCTGGAAAATCCTCACCGACAAGATCGGCGACAAGGTGCAGCTGGTCGGTGACGACCTGTTCGTAACCAACACCAAGATCCTGAAAGAAGGCATCGACAAGAAGATCGCCAACTCGATCCTGATCAAGTTCAACCAGATCGGCACCCTGACCGAAACCCTGGAAGCCATCCAGATGGCCAAGGCCGCCGGTTACACCGCGGTGATCTCCCACCGTTCGGGCGAAACCGAAGACTCGACCATTGCCGACCTGGCGGTGGGTACTGCTGCTGGCCAGATCAAGACCGGTTCGCTGTGCCGTTCCGACCGCGTTTCCAAGTACAACCAATTGCTGCGTATCGAAGAGCAACTGGGCGCCAAGGCGAAGTACAACGGCCGTGCCGAGTTTCGCGGCTAA
- a CDS encoding peptidoglycan DD-metalloendopeptidase family protein: protein MSLTIIRQRTGLSSLKLLVIGFAFGTVLAGCSSTKSSSVGVVERNNAAAKRPVVTTGQYVVRRGDTLFSIAFRYGWDYKALAARNNIPPPYTIRPGQAIRFDGRSSSSGSTVVAGPVAAPSSSIKTTVIKRPVNGAPVVATAPVTPPIAAPVVTPVPAGERVAGGWAWPANGVLIGKFSSNGSLNKGVDIAGDLGQPVFAASDGSVVYAGSGLRGYGELVIIKHSDTYVSAYGHNRRLLVREGQQVKVGQTIAEMGSTGTDRVKLHFEIRRQGKPVDPLQFLPRR from the coding sequence GTGAGTCTCACAATCATTCGGCAGCGTACGGGTCTATCGAGCTTAAAGCTTCTGGTGATTGGTTTTGCCTTCGGCACCGTATTGGCAGGGTGTTCCAGCACGAAATCGAGCAGCGTGGGGGTAGTGGAGCGCAACAACGCTGCTGCAAAGCGTCCAGTCGTGACCACGGGGCAGTACGTGGTCCGGCGCGGCGACACCCTGTTTTCGATCGCCTTTCGTTATGGCTGGGACTACAAGGCCCTGGCTGCCCGCAACAATATCCCGCCGCCCTACACAATTCGCCCGGGGCAAGCGATCCGCTTCGACGGCCGCTCCAGTTCCTCGGGCTCGACGGTGGTAGCCGGCCCGGTTGCCGCGCCTTCATCCTCCATTAAAACTACCGTCATCAAGCGCCCGGTCAACGGTGCTCCGGTGGTAGCGACCGCGCCGGTCACGCCTCCAATCGCCGCGCCCGTGGTCACGCCCGTGCCTGCGGGCGAGCGTGTGGCGGGTGGCTGGGCCTGGCCGGCCAACGGCGTGCTGATCGGCAAATTCTCTTCAAACGGCAGTTTGAATAAAGGCGTTGATATCGCCGGGGATTTGGGACAGCCTGTTTTTGCTGCGTCTGATGGTTCGGTTGTGTACGCCGGGAGTGGCTTGCGGGGCTACGGTGAATTAGTGATCATCAAACACAGTGACACCTACGTAAGTGCCTACGGTCACAACCGCAGGCTGTTGGTACGGGAGGGGCAGCAGGTCAAGGTAGGGCAGACAATTGCCGAAATGGGTTCCACGGGCACAGACCGGGTGAAGCTGCATTTTGAGATTCGCCGCCAGGGCAAGCCTGTAGATCCGTTGCAATTCTTGCCGCGTCGTTGA
- the fdxA gene encoding ferredoxin FdxA encodes MTFVVTDNCIKCKYTDCVEVCPVDCFYEGPNFLVIHPDECIDCALCEPECPAQAIFSEDEVPEDMQEFIQLNVELAEIWPNITEKKDALPDAEEFDGVKGKIKDLER; translated from the coding sequence ATGACCTTCGTCGTCACCGACAACTGCATCAAGTGCAAGTACACCGACTGCGTAGAAGTCTGTCCGGTGGACTGCTTCTACGAAGGCCCGAACTTCCTGGTGATTCACCCGGATGAGTGCATCGATTGCGCACTGTGCGAGCCTGAATGCCCTGCGCAAGCCATTTTCTCGGAAGATGAAGTACCTGAGGACATGCAAGAATTCATTCAGTTGAATGTGGAGCTGGCCGAAATCTGGCCCAACATCACTGAGAAGAAAGATGCACTGCCAGATGCCGAAGAGTTTGACGGCGTCAAAGGCAAGATCAAGGATCTGGAGCGCTAA
- the rpoS gene encoding RNA polymerase sigma factor RpoS, with translation MALSKEAPEFDIDDEVLLMEAIIDQEMVSSEKPAVPTVRTKAKHSSTLKQHKYIDYTRALDATQLYLNEIGFSPLLSPEEEVHFARLSQKGDPAGRKRMIESNLRLVVKIARRYVNRGLSLLDLIEEGNLGLIRAVEKFDPERGFRFSTYATWWIRQTIERAIMNQTRTIRLPIHVVKELNVYLRAARELTQKLDHEPSPEEIASLLEKPVGEVKRMLGLNERVSSVDVSLGPDSDKTLLDTLTDDRPTDPCELLQDDDLSQSIDQWLSELTDKQREVVVRRFGLRGHESSTLEDVGLEIGLTRERVRQIQVEGLKRLREILEKNGLSSESLFQ, from the coding sequence ATGGCTCTCAGTAAAGAAGCGCCGGAGTTTGACATTGACGATGAAGTACTCCTGATGGAGGCCATCATCGATCAGGAAATGGTGTCGAGCGAAAAACCTGCTGTACCTACGGTTCGCACCAAGGCCAAACACTCCAGTACGCTTAAACAACACAAGTACATCGATTACACCCGAGCACTCGATGCTACCCAGTTGTACCTCAATGAAATCGGTTTTTCGCCATTGCTCTCTCCGGAAGAAGAAGTCCACTTTGCGCGCCTGTCGCAAAAGGGTGACCCGGCCGGGCGCAAGCGCATGATCGAAAGCAATCTGCGCCTGGTGGTGAAAATCGCCCGCCGCTACGTCAACCGCGGGCTTTCGCTGCTGGACCTGATCGAAGAGGGTAACCTTGGGTTGATCAGGGCGGTCGAGAAGTTCGACCCTGAACGCGGATTCCGCTTCTCCACCTACGCCACGTGGTGGATTCGTCAGACCATCGAGCGCGCCATCATGAATCAGACCCGGACCATCCGGCTGCCGATTCATGTGGTCAAGGAGCTCAACGTCTACCTTCGCGCTGCACGCGAGCTGACCCAGAAACTCGATCACGAGCCCTCCCCGGAAGAAATTGCCAGCTTGCTGGAAAAACCGGTCGGCGAGGTCAAGCGCATGCTCGGCCTGAATGAACGAGTGTCTTCCGTCGACGTGTCGCTGGGGCCGGATTCGGACAAGACGTTGCTCGATACCTTGACCGATGACCGTCCTACCGACCCCTGTGAGCTGTTGCAGGACGATGATCTGTCGCAGAGTATCGATCAGTGGCTCAGCGAGCTTACCGACAAGCAGCGTGAAGTCGTGGTCCGGCGCTTTGGCTTGCGCGGCCATGAAAGCAGTACGCTGGAAGATGTCGGTCTTGAGATCGGCCTGACCCGTGAGCGGGTGCGTCAGATCCAGGTCGAAGGCCTGAAACGCTTGCGTGAAATCCTCGAGAAGAATGGTCTGTCCAGCGAGTCGCTGTTCCAGTAG
- the fghA gene encoding S-formylglutathione hydrolase gives MSLENLSCQKSFGGWHKRYKHHSTVLGCDMVFAVYLPPQAEQGGKLPVLYWLSGLTCTDENFMQKAGAHKLAAELGLIIVAPDTSPRGPQVPGDLDGAWDFGLGAGFYLNATQQPWAEHYRMHDYVVQELPELVEAHFPASDRRGISGHSMGGHGALVCALRNPGRYRSVSAFAPISNPIDCPWGQKAFSRYLGEERSRWREWDASVLIAEAGEKLPLLVDQGDRDDFLATQLKPEALVQAARAVGHRLELRMQPGYDHSYYFIASFIDDHLHHHAQALA, from the coding sequence ATGAGCCTGGAAAACCTTTCCTGCCAGAAAAGCTTCGGCGGCTGGCACAAGCGTTACAAGCACCATTCCACGGTGCTGGGCTGTGACATGGTGTTTGCCGTGTACCTGCCGCCGCAGGCCGAGCAGGGCGGCAAGCTGCCCGTGCTGTACTGGCTGTCCGGCTTGACCTGCACCGACGAGAATTTCATGCAAAAGGCCGGGGCCCACAAGCTCGCGGCCGAGCTGGGGTTGATCATCGTGGCGCCCGATACCAGCCCGCGTGGCCCGCAGGTTCCGGGCGACCTGGACGGTGCCTGGGACTTTGGCCTGGGTGCCGGCTTCTATCTCAATGCCACCCAGCAACCCTGGGCCGAGCATTACCGCATGCACGATTATGTGGTGCAGGAGTTGCCGGAGCTGGTCGAGGCGCATTTCCCGGCCTCCGATCGTCGGGGCATAAGCGGCCACTCCATGGGTGGCCATGGTGCGCTGGTCTGTGCCTTGCGCAACCCCGGGCGCTATCGTTCGGTTTCGGCGTTTGCGCCGATCAGCAATCCGATCGACTGCCCGTGGGGGCAAAAGGCTTTCTCGCGTTACCTGGGCGAGGAGCGTTCGCGCTGGCGTGAGTGGGATGCAAGCGTACTGATCGCCGAGGCCGGGGAGAAACTGCCGTTGCTGGTCGATCAGGGTGATCGCGACGACTTCCTCGCCACCCAACTCAAGCCCGAGGCCCTGGTCCAGGCTGCGCGTGCGGTGGGGCACCGGCTGGAGCTGCGGATGCAGCCAGGTTATGACCATAGCTACTACTTTATCGCGAGCTTCATCGACGATCATTTGCACCACCATGCGCAGGCGTTGGCCTGA
- the surE gene encoding 5'/3'-nucleotidase SurE, translating to MRILISNDDGVTAPGLAALHAALADYAECVVIAPDQDKSGASSSLTLDRPLHPQTLANGFISLNGTPTDCVHLGLNGLLPYEPDMVVSGINLGANLGDDVLYSGTVAAALEGRFLGNTSFAFSLLSRQPDNLSTAAYFARKLIESHATLELPPRTVLNINIPNLPLDHIRGVQLTRLGHRARAAAPTRMVDPRGKEGYWIAVAGDAEDGGPGTDFHAVMQGFVSITPLQLDRTFNNAFERMEDWLEGLR from the coding sequence ATGCGCATTCTGATTTCTAACGATGATGGGGTAACTGCACCCGGCCTGGCCGCACTTCATGCTGCGCTGGCCGATTATGCCGAATGCGTGGTCATCGCCCCGGACCAGGACAAAAGCGGCGCCAGCAGCTCGCTGACGCTCGACCGGCCGTTGCACCCGCAAACCCTGGCCAATGGTTTCATCAGCCTGAACGGGACACCGACCGATTGCGTGCATCTCGGGCTCAACGGGCTGTTGCCCTACGAGCCTGACATGGTGGTCTCGGGGATCAACCTGGGGGCCAACCTGGGCGATGACGTGCTCTATTCCGGTACGGTTGCGGCCGCGCTGGAGGGGCGGTTCCTGGGCAATACCTCGTTCGCCTTCTCGCTGTTGTCGCGCCAGCCCGACAACCTGTCGACCGCCGCCTATTTCGCGCGCAAGCTCATCGAGTCGCACGCCACCCTCGAACTGCCGCCGCGTACCGTGCTCAACATCAACATTCCCAACCTGCCGCTCGATCATATCCGCGGTGTGCAGCTGACTCGCCTTGGCCATCGGGCGCGTGCTGCGGCGCCCACCAGGATGGTCGACCCGCGAGGCAAGGAAGGCTACTGGATCGCCGTGGCAGGCGATGCCGAAGACGGTGGCCCGGGCACTGACTTTCATGCGGTGATGCAGGGGTTTGTCTCGATTACCCCATTGCAGCTGGACCGCACGTTCAATAATGCCTTTGAGCGTATGGAAGACTGGCTGGAGGGACTGCGCTGA
- the truD gene encoding tRNA pseudouridine(13) synthase TruD, whose protein sequence is MTELELLGPRTFGDALGSAVLKATAEDFQVDEVLDIPLSGTGEHLWLWVEKRGLNTEEAARRLAKAAGVPLRTVSYAGLKDRQALTRQWFSLHLPGKADPDLTAAENDTLRILKIARHQRKLQRGAHSANGFTLRLTQLSADPDALQVRLEQIKQQGVPNYFGTQRFGHQGGNLFDARQWAERQALPEQRNVRSRLLSTARSYVFNQVLAARVADGSWNTALVGDLLAFTDSRSFFPAGVAECSDPRLAILDLHPTGPQWGEGDSPATGRAHELEQAVATREHALCAWLAKAGMSHERRILRLPIGGLTWHYPEPDILQLEFVLPAGCFATVVVRELVDLVSAGQTDSSCAF, encoded by the coding sequence ATGACGGAACTCGAACTACTCGGCCCGCGCACCTTCGGCGACGCACTGGGCAGCGCCGTTCTCAAGGCCACGGCAGAAGATTTCCAGGTCGACGAAGTACTGGACATTCCCCTGTCCGGCACTGGCGAGCACCTCTGGCTTTGGGTGGAGAAGCGCGGGCTCAATACCGAAGAAGCGGCGCGTCGCCTGGCCAAGGCTGCCGGCGTACCGCTGCGCACTGTCAGCTATGCCGGTCTGAAGGATCGCCAGGCGCTGACCCGGCAATGGTTCAGCCTGCATTTGCCGGGCAAGGCCGACCCGGATCTGACCGCCGCTGAAAACGACACCCTGCGTATCCTGAAAATCGCCCGGCACCAACGCAAGCTGCAGCGCGGTGCGCATTCGGCCAACGGTTTCACCCTGCGCCTGACCCAGCTCAGCGCCGACCCGGACGCCTTGCAAGTGCGCCTGGAGCAGATCAAGCAGCAAGGCGTACCGAACTATTTCGGCACCCAGCGCTTCGGTCATCAGGGCGGCAATCTGTTCGACGCCCGCCAGTGGGCCGAGCGCCAGGCCTTGCCGGAGCAGCGCAACGTGCGCTCGCGGCTGCTGTCTACGGCGCGCAGCTATGTGTTCAATCAGGTGCTCGCCGCCCGCGTGGCCGATGGCAGTTGGAACACAGCGCTGGTCGGTGACCTGCTGGCGTTCACCGACAGCCGCAGTTTTTTCCCGGCAGGCGTCGCTGAATGCAGCGACCCGCGCCTGGCCATTCTCGACCTGCACCCCACCGGCCCCCAATGGGGCGAGGGCGACTCACCGGCGACGGGCAGGGCTCATGAGCTCGAACAGGCCGTCGCCACGCGCGAGCACGCACTGTGCGCCTGGCTGGCCAAGGCGGGAATGTCACACGAACGTCGCATCCTGCGGCTGCCCATTGGCGGGTTGACGTGGCATTATCCCGAGCCTGATATTCTGCAATTGGAATTCGTCCTTCCGGCCGGATGCTTCGCTACCGTCGTGGTGCGCGAACTCGTCGATCTGGTGTCAGCAGGGCAGACGGACAGCTCATGCGCATTCTGA